One genomic segment of Lampris incognitus isolate fLamInc1 chromosome 2, fLamInc1.hap2, whole genome shotgun sequence includes these proteins:
- the LOC130106787 gene encoding actin-related protein 2/3 complex subunit 3-B-like: MPAYHSSLMCAPNQLVGNMALLPLKTQFKGPAPKEADSDVIDEAIYYFKANVFFKNYEIKNEADRTLIYVTLYISECLKKLQKCSSRSQGETEMYILGITNFPIPGEPGFPLNAMYAKPSNKQEEETMRAYLQQIRQETGLRLCDRVFDPQADKPSKWWVCFAKKQFMNKSLSAPGQ, encoded by the coding sequence ATGCCGGCATACCACTCGAGCTTGATGTGTGCTCCCAACCAGTTGGTGGGAAACATGGCTTTGCTTCCCCTCAAAACCCAGTTCAAGGGACCAGCTCCAAAGGAGGCGGACTCAGATGTCATCGATGAGGCCATCTACTACTTCAAAGCCAATGTCTTCTTTAAGAACTATGAAATCAAGAATGAGGCTGACAGAACGTTGATTTATGTTACACTGTACATATCTGAGTGCCTAAAGAAGCTACAGAAGTGCAGCTCCAGGAGCCAAGGTGAGACGGAGATGTACATTCTGGGCATCACTAACTTTCCCATTCCTGGAGAGCCCGGTTTCCCTCTCAACGCCATGTACGCCAAGCCTAGCAACAAGCAGGAGGAGGAGACCATGAGGGCGTATCTCCAGCAGATCCGGCAGGAGACTGGCTTGAGGCTATGTGATCGTGTGTTTGACCCTCAGGCAGATAAACCCAGCAAGTGGTGGGTTTGTTTCGCCAAGAAGCAGTTCATGAACAAAAGTCTGTCAGCTCCTGGGCAGTGA